In the genome of Impatiens glandulifera chromosome 6, dImpGla2.1, whole genome shotgun sequence, the window gtatgtctaaaaccacctgttaaggttaagaaagggcgcccacaaacaaagcgtaggtcatctcaAGGTGAGGTACGTAAGGctccgagacgatgcagctcatgtgctggactaggacataatagggccacatgcaaagcagtcatgcctgcaccatctactgcaaaagcatcatcatctaagcatcATGACTCATCTTTTCAACAgcacgagccatcatctcaacaatatgagcccttagattgattgggataagttgtattatgttttggataagttgtattatgttttggataagttgttTTATGTTTTGGTTAAGTGGTATTATGTTTGggataagttgtactcggataagttgatatcggataagttgtactctGTTTGTTGTATTTAGTTTATCTGTGTACTgttaagtgcttagcgtttcgttaagtgcttagcgtttcgttaagtgcttagcgtttcgttaAGTGTTtagcgtttcgttaagtacttatcgtttcgttaagtgCTTAACATTTCGTTAAGTGGTTATCGTTTCGTTAAGTTAAAGTTCGTTTAAGTTAAAGTTAGTTTAAGTTAGTTACTTGGTATGATTTATGTACATTGAATTATATGTTCAATTATTTGGTATGTAAATATCAGACTACCAACCAACCAGACTACATTAAAACTACAAATATTATAACATGAAATGTAACTAAAGTTCAAGTTCTATCCAAAAAGCAATACAAGATACATAAGCACCAGTCAAGTTCTatccaaaaatcaataaaatattacaatacaaACTAATGTTctgtaatttgatgaaataatcGGACCGCCATCTTTTGTCTAAAAAACTCCATTTCATTGGAGGTCACCTTCTCTACACCTAAACCAGCAGTCAAGTATTCCATGTACATAAGCATAAATACACCACAATCCCCACTTTCTACTGCTCTAGGGACTTCCCCTACTTTGGCGACTGTATTTTTGGCTGGGTGTGGCAACCTTTTATATGTCAGTTtctggaaattgaaattaggatACCTTTGTAGCTCAGCATCAGTGGCTCCCATTGCATATATTCGTGGAATCATCTCACACAAAGGTCTCAGGTATGGATCGAGATTCCTATAAATACTCGAGTCGCAGTCATAAACGTCAATGTGATTATCTTGTAGACGAACGACGCACAATACCCAATGCTTGTTGCCAATGTTCAAAGGCACGTAAATATCGTCTACTGATGGCCATTCTGGCATATGTCTATGGTCCCCACCCAGGAAGTACTGATCAAATACCTCTGATATTGGATAATTTTCAGGATCTTTTTTAAAGTTCGGGTACTCTCGCCTCATCAAATCTCCTAATAAGCAATCCCCTATTGATACTTTACAatgtttatatgtcttgggatattGCGCAATCCTTTTGCGCAACAAGTGGCATAATGCGTCGACTTCCTGCAAAATGGGGGAAAATGCAGTATATATCAAAAACCTTATTCATAAGTTAAAGAATTATTATGAAATGCAAGACTTACaggatctttaagccatgtgcactttgttagaactctaacaaacaaCTTCTTTGGTGCTTCGCAAGTAAACACAGTCTTTGTCTGATCATTGGTGGCTACATCTTTCAATCAATTCTGTAATTGAACCAacagctcatcatcaaatttttgaaggggattgaTAGTTAATGGATCATTCGTCTTTGActgttttgacaaagaagggttggtgtagtcttcatctttcttctgcTTCCTCACTCTTTTTTTTGGAACTACTCCTTTAGGTGGAGTGTTTTATAAttggaaatcatcatcatcgttctcATCCTTCCCATTCTTCGAATCCTTGGCATCCTTCGAATCTTTCCCATCCTTCGAATCCTTCCCATCCTTCGAATCCTTGGCatccttctcaaccttgaccttGACTTTATCCTTCCCATCCTTggctttcttctcaaccttTTGAACCTTGACCTTGAccttatccttctttttctcaattatttcttgcATCATATCGGAGAGCAACATCTCCCCACtatccaccttcacatcagtcTCAATCTCACCACCATCCAATTTGACATCATTCTCAATCTCCCCATCATCCACATTCACATTTTTCTCAGTCTCCTCCACCTTCACAGCATCCACACTCTCCTCCACCTTCAAAGCATCCACACTCTCCTCCACCTTTACCACActatcctccaccttcccatcctgcaaaaatagaacaacattgtggtcagcgtttacttcccgaaacaacatttgacTTCGCTAAGTAAAAATTACCTCAgttttatcctccaccttcacaGCATCCATACTCTCCTCCACCTTACcatccttcatctccatctcattcgtcttcatctcctccacattcccttcctgcaaaaataaaacaacagttTGGTTAGCGTTTATttcccgaaacaacatttgacTTCACTAAGTAAAAATTACCTCAAttttatcctccaccttcacaGCATCCAtactctcctccaccttcccatccttcatctccatctcattcgtcttcatctcctccacatTCCCTTCCTGCAAAAATAGAACAACAGTGTGGTCAGTTATGAACAAcaaacgataagtacttaacgaaacgttaagtacttaacgaaacgataagtacttaacgaaacgataagtacttaacgaaacgctaagtacttaacgaaacgataagtacttaacgaaacgataagtacttaacgaaacgataagCTTTATTATCTTACCTCAGTCTTGCCCTTCTTGTCCaatttgctcttcttcttcttcttcctctcctccTCCATATTATCTAATTTGCCTATTAACATGGCCATCCTTTGGTTGAATTTGGATAATAACTGTTCGCACATACTAACAACCAACTTTTTAATATAAGCCTTGTGATGTGTTTGAGTTTCTTCGTAAGCTGTTTTCATCTTTTTGAGCTCCTCCTTCACCTCTTTGATGAGCTCCTCCTTCAGCGCTTTTACCTCCTCCTTCAGCTcttcacatttacatccaacagaagATGTTGGAGGTAATCCAGGACTAGTAGCGGATGGGGACTAGGAATGTTGGCAGGActcgattcataagcaagcttcctcttcaggtTTACTGCTTCTTTGAGATTAACCACAACCTTTCTCTTCCGGGTGTTTGGTTTGGAAGTAGGTTCTTCATGTTCATCCTCATGTTCACTTTCCTCTTCATCATAATCCTCTTTCACTAACTTCTCttctgtaaatccctcaaaaaattcatcagttgactcatctatttgttcaaagtcctcaccactatataacctcttctccatggaggactcttccatctcagtcagatCCGTTGTCTCCAGGGCAGACTTTATCTCGATCAAGGTGTCCTTCCTATTGGAATGATagactaacaaccttgggcgtagaggatcATTAAGCTCATTCTTTCTGGCAAATTTAGGGACAAAGTCTTTGATGACCtcatatgtccacacttgaaatgccagtacaaacccataaatgttataagcaaaaggagcataaggatcatcactcattttcttcttcttataatatttgtgactgagatgtctcatgttcttgttcaaacccttgagggtggctctaaaggtcaCCTTCCCCTAAGGAAATCGGAGGAAACTTTCCTCGTCTTCGACCATGTGTAGGATTTTTGCAAATACCaccctccttgggtcaaatgaaaataggtactggcaaatcaggcataccagccccatcttccatgcatcttccttatctCTGTATTTCAAAAAAGCAGTCTCCAACTCTTGCATTACTACACTCGtcttccctttaaaatattttaccgatAGAGGTGGACAATCTCGACATTGTTCTTCGTTCACCTCAAAAAACCTTCTGAAGTTTAGGCCCGTCACCAAGGCgtactctttcataccaaacaCAAGTTGCTGCCCATTGATAttgaaagttatctccttggagtttgaggttaccctcctaagcaacatgtgatgtacaatagttcctAAGAACTGCAACACTAGCGCAGAGACTATATATCTGAATTGGGTATTGTACACCTTCTCcacaagatccatttcctcaaaCTTCATAACAATCTTCTTCAAGCAGAGGGagcttttccaagaaatccGACTAGGAAAATCAGGAACTgtggtttctgccatctacaaaaggaacaacaacaaaagTGTAAGAACAAATACATAAACCACCAcaaacgttaagtacttaacgaaacgataagtacttaacgaatcgctaagtacttaacgaaacgctaagtacttaacgaaacgttaAGTACTAAGCgattcgttaagtacttagcgtttCGTTAAATACTTCGCAAAACCCTAAACCAGAAACAATAACCAATAACCAGAAACAAGCGAAAACCCAAAAACATAAAGCAATAATTTATAACCAGAAACAAgcaaaaaccctaaacctaaccaaataaactgaaacagccaaaaccctaaaacttaacatgcaaatatgaaaacccataaccaaaaaaagacatgcaacaaccaaaaaaaaatcaaacctgAGATTAATGAAGAGACGGTTAGAGAGAGAGGACACGAGGGGATAGAAGACGGGCAGATCGGCCTTGGCAATGTCCTTCAGTGAAGAGACGGTTATAGAGAGAGAGGACTCGAGAGGATAGAAGAgggaaaatggaagaaatgaatgcagaaagattttttttaaaatataaggtatagCGCGTGCAGAAACGCGCTCATCTTCGACTTCCTACGCGCGCCTCTTCGACTTCCTACGCGCGCGTGCAAAAACGCTAAGTGcatagcgaaacgctaagtgcctagcgaaacgctaagtgcctagcgaaacgctaagtaaCTAGCAGAAACAAtatcatctgcaaatatcatcatcgacaaaagaacaatcaataagatgaacaaattaatgaaccaatatgaacaaatatgatcCAATATGAACCAACATTAACCAATATCAACCAAAATGAacagatttagggttagggtttcattaaaaagaacataaatcgtttgaaatgaagataatagacaataagaacataaattcaTTTAGGGTTTTTAGATAAAGATACTggaaacatgaaaataaaaccatttgggttagggttagggtttcgaatgaagaaatacaaataagaacataaatatgttatataaacatagatTCAGAGATGGAgtttcttatctttgtagatttAGGTCATAGTAGTCGTCGTCGCCGGAGTTTACGCCGCCGTCGACAAATTGAGAGAGAACACCttgagagagaaacaaaatgagagaaatgaaaaaatttgagtatatatatcaatactgtttcacttcgcgaaacgcgaagtctcttcgcgttacgcgaaaagagtaatttcgtccaaaaaaaataaagtgatcaccagatcaaattttattatcagTGACCACGGACGCAAATGACCGTCATTTAGTCCAATTATGGGcaatattttgtaaaatgagtgactttatttttatttttaaattatcaagaCAATGAGAAATGAGAGGTCtgagacataaaaaaaaaaaagtataatcacaatatataatatattattggtcgttatatttaataattaaaaaaaaatcaaatataataaatataatttttttccttaattaaattttattatataaaaaataacacatttaagttatatatttatgtatttacaactttatacataaattataaaaaaaataataatcatttaaattttattatataaatttctttcaaattttagaaATGTTATCGGTCCTTCcttcaactttttatttaaaaataacagtttaaattaaaatattattttaatcattattttttttattttttttatatataatatttatataatattatatatatatatttatcatttatatttatataattactaaatcTCTTTtatacctaatatatatatatatatatatatatatatatatatatatatatatatattatttatttttatctatatctatataatatataatatttatatgatatatatttttaaaaataatttaaaagtaaaaaataatgataactttctaattatttaattacttttaatctttaaaatatttttttaaatatatattatataaatgttatatatatatatatatatatatattaataattaaagataaaatatattatataaattatttttaaactttgtttatatatatatatattttaaataattatataaatataaaaattaatgataatatatatatatatatatatatatatatatatatataagaaatgattaggtgGGGGAATTTGGTGAAAGATTGACTTGACATAATCGATTATAATCTTATTCAccgaaaaaatcaaataatttttatttatatatatatatatattttaaataattatataaatataaaaattaataataatatatatatatatatatatatatatatatatatatatatataaaagaaatgattaggtaaaagaatttggtgagggaatgagtTGACATAATCTTAATCTTATTcactgaaaaaatcaaataatttctctttcctcccacttttacatttttcaaccaatgaaagTGATGGAAGTCATTCTCTCACCCgaattctctcaccaaattccatctatatatatataatattatatattttgggtAAAACTAAAAAATTGTCCTTTCTCAATATCCAGTGCGCTAAGAAACCTATTAAATTTGGGGATCCCTTAAATAATGGAAATGCATGAAGCACCACCCTCTCTTCTAGAATTTGTATTGAAATTCACCCTGAAAGTGTTCTTCCAAGAAGGATGGTACTGAGAGACAGGCTGGGCAATCTGTGTGAAATTGGCATTCATATATTGAATGGAGACCTAATAGGTGTGTAGATACAACACTTTTGCACACTCCATTCAAAAATATCCAAGAGATATGGTTAGAAATAATCAAGCAAGCAACACAGAAATATCAAGTAAGCTTGAAGGAAGCCATGGAATGAATAATGCAGGTCAAGATAATGGTCTAATCAATTTGAAGGAAATTGGTGAGGGTAATCTGAAAATCAGGGAAATTGGAGCAAGAATTGAGGAGCAAGCTGATAATATGTTGGTTTCGGAGGAAGTAGTGCAGCTGGAGAGTGGCAGTAATGATGAACTTGAAGCTAGGAGGAATGATGGAAGCAGGAAAGTGATACAGGAAGTAAAAGTCAGGCAGAAATGAACAGGGTGGAACAGGTTATTGAACAGGATGAGGGGGGCTGATAGCAGATGAAGTAAAGAAGGTTATAGAAGATGGAAGCAACAAGGTGAATATGGGAATCGGTAAGAGTCAGACAAAAATGAGCAAGGTGGAGCAGGTTGCTGAACAGTTGGATTCAAACGGGGAGCAAAGGGAGACAATTTTGATGTGAAATGTGAATCAAAGGCTACTGATGAGGAAGTTGGGGATAAAGATGAGAGCAAAAATGGGAATCAGAAAGTCAGTAAAATTTGGGCAGAAGGAAGCAGGTTTAAACAGAACAGTGAACAGACAGATTCAAATGAGGAAATAGAAGGAGACAGGAAAGGTGTTAAAAGTATTTCTAAAGATGCTGATCCGTTCATAGCTACTGGGATTGAGAcaaggaaatatatataatatattttgttttggcAATTTGGTGGAAAGGtagaatgattaatatattttgttttggcAATTTGGTGGAAAGGTAGAATGTGTTGAATGGAAGTGAAAAGACAGATGGTGATGCCACTGATCCAATCACGAGGGAGGAAACAGATACTGGAATTGAGTTGATTTCTAGTCAAAACCAGGAAGGGAATGAGATGGAGGTTGAAAGCATCTGAACAGTACAATGAGAAGTATTAGGGAATGATCAGGGAAGGAGTAAGACTGAAGTTGAAAGTGTTGTAATAATTCAGCAAGTGAATGAACAAAACTATAGAAAGGGCAGTGTGATAGTGTCAAGCTCAGCAAGAGGCAGGACAAAAGAAAAAGGGTGGAAGTCAtttatgaagatgaagttcaaGAATCTAGCTCGTttatccattcatgaatatagtaaCATGAAATATAAGGGGACTTAATGATCCATTGTAATGCAAAGAAGTTAGAAGAATGATAAGCAAGAATAATGTGGCTACAATGGGGTGCTGGAAGCTAAAGTTAAAAGTAACAATATGGATCGAATTGGGGAGCTTTGCTGGGAAAGTGGCTGGAAATTTGTGCATAATTCAAATACAAGAACGGGTAGGGTTTGTGTTGCATGGAACACGGTGTTGGCTGATTTGAAGTTGCTGCACAAGGAAGATCAGGTCATTATGGTAGATGTTAAATGTTTGAAATCTCAAGTCAGTTTTCAGATTGCAGTGGTGTACGGAAGTAATGCAGAAGGGGATAGAAGGTGGTTATGAAACAATTTGAAAAGTTGGAATAATAATGGTAAGCCTTGGGCTGTTCTTGGGGACTTTAATGTAACAAAGTATGACCAGGAAAGATGTCCGGAATCCAATGTGACGCAGGGGATGATTGATTTCAACGATTGTATGAGGGATATAAAATGTATTGAGCCGTCTAACACATGGAATTGATAGAGGATTGATGAATGGTCGCTTTTGTTCCCTAGAAGTCTGATTCATATTCATAGCCCTAAAATTTCTGATCATATGAAATCTTTTGTTTCTTTGAGTTAGGGTTAGGACCCAAGATAATGAAAAGAAGATCTTGAAGATTGAGAGTAAAAATCACCGACTCTTTCATTAGAAAGCTTCCCATTTATAAAGGGGATAAAGTTACAATAGTTcttgaacttttattaatacataaaaaacaCATCAAACTTTCTAAgcacttattttataattcttacaTCCCCTCCTCAAGATGAATGTCTCTAAGATTCATCTTGTCTCTAAGAGTATAAAATGCTGTACAATCCAATGGCTTTGTAAAAATATCAGCTTGCTGAATTTTTGTAGAGACATATTTTGGTATGATAAAACCTTGATTGAAATTATCTCGAACAAGGTGGCAGTCGATGTCTAGGTGCTTTGTCCTTTCGTGAAAGACGGGGTTCTCCGTGATATGGATAGCAGCTTGATTATCGCACTTTAAAGTAATAGGCAATTTGACATCAATATGTAGATCTTTGAGTAAATAGCTGATCCACTTTAGTTCACAAACTGTTGTCGCCATACTGCGATATTCAGCTTCCGCTGAAGAACGAGATACCGTCGTTTACTTCTTCGTTTTCCATGATACAAGTGCATCTCCAATTTTGACACAATAACCAGTTACTGATCTGCGTGTATCTGTACAAGTTGCCCAATCTGCGTCTGAAAAACTCTCAAGCAATAAATCAGATTTACAAGGATAAAATAACCCCAAAGAAGTTGTGCCTTTCAGATATCTAACGATCTGTAAAGCTGCTTCCCAATGATCATTTAGGGGGTTATGCATAAACTGACTTAATTGTTGTACACTAAAGCTAATATCAGGTCgagaaaaattcaaatataataatctgCCTATTAACCTTCTGAATTTTTCAGGATCTGTAAAAATAGGGCTATTGGAATTATTTAGCTTTGTTCCTTTAGTCATAGGAACTTGAGCTGGTTTACAGCCGGATAAACCTGTgtcatttaaaatatctaacaCATATTTTCGTTGATTCATATATATGCCTTCACAGTTTCGATACACTTCTAATCCTAGAAAGTATCTAGCTTTTCCTAAATCTTTGATGGAAAAACAATTATGTAAATaatccttaatggatttaatcataTCCATATCATTACCACTTATTAGTATGTCGTCCACATACACTAATAAAGCAGTAAAAGaatcatcttttttttaaaataaaaaggcaATTGTCATTTACAGATTGCAAAAAACCAAATTCAaccattttttttgaaaattctttGTTCCACTGCCGAgaagattgttttaaaccatacaatattttatttaaacgaCATACCTTGTTATCAGCTTTTTCATTATACCCCTCAGGTACTTTCATATAAACATCTTCCTCCAATTCACCATGAAGGAAGGCATTGTTTATATCAACCTGCTCTAAAAACCAATTATTAGCAGCAGTCAATGCAATTAAAACTCTTACCGTTACAGTTTTAGCGACCGGCGAGAAACTGTCGTGGAAGTCGATACCATCTTTTTGATTGTACCCTTTAGCTACCAGTCTCGCCTTATACTTTGCTATTGAACCGTTTGGGTTAAGTTTGATCTTGTAGATCCACCTGCAACCGATTGGTTTCTTCCCATTTGGGAGTGCAACTAAATCCCAAGTATTATTAGTTTTAAGAGCTGT includes:
- the LOC124943785 gene encoding 30S ribosomal protein S6-like, producing MEMKDGKVEESMDAVKVEDKTEDGKVEDSVVKVEESVDALKVEESVDAVKVEETEKNVNVDDGEIENDVKLDGGEIETDVKVDSGEMLLSDMMQEIIEKKKDKVKVKVQKVEKKAKDGKDKVKVKVEKDAKDSKDGKDSKDGKDSKDAKDSKNGKDENDDDDFQL